ACGCCATCGCCCCCGTGACCGACACGATCAAGGCCGGCCCAACCTCCACCCTGATCGGCGCCACGCTGCTCAATTTGCTGATGCTCGAAACCATCGAGTGGCTGAAGACCGGCGGCCACGCCCTCCCGATCCTGCGCAGCCAGAACATGCCCGACGCCATCGAATATAACCGCAGCCTCGGCGCGAAATACAAGGGCCGCCTCAGCCGCCAGCTGGCCTAGGAATAACACAGAGCAGCCAAGGAACCAGGAATCCCTCCCACTCACAACTTCGCTACTTAGCTTCTTGGTGTGAAAAGTCCGGGTTTCAAAATCGGCGTGGACGGTGGCGGGACGAAGACGGAGTTCATCCTCGTGGACGCCGCCGGCGCCATCGTCGCCCGCCACCTCGGCCCGGGCTGCAACCCCAGCCAAGTCGGTCCGGAAAGGGCCCGCGAAATCCTGCTGGCCGGCCTCGCCGCCCTGCGCAGCTCCCTTCCGGACGCCGGGCACCCGTCTCCGGTCTCCACCACGCATCTCTACATGGCCGGCTCACCGCCATTCTGGCGCGAGACCGCAGCCTCGCTGAATAACATCGGCATCGTGACCACCGGACCGGACTCCCTGCCCGTCCTCGAACTCGCCACCGGCGGCAACCCCGGTCTGGTGTTGCACGCCGGCACCGGTTCGTTCGTCGCAGCACGGACGGCCGACGGCTCGGTTCACTACGCCGGCGGACTCGGCTGGAAGCTCGGCGACGCCGGCAGTGGCTTCGACCTCGGACGCCGGGCCCTAGCGATCGCCCTGTTGGAACTGCAGGCCGCCCCGGCAGCGGGGTCGCCGCCGCCGCAGAAACTCTCGCCGCTCGCCGAAGCCCTGTGTGCGCACACGGGCCTCGCCGACTACGCGGCCAACTCCCGTTTCCTCTACAACGACCCCGCCGCCAACGCCACCATCTCCGCCTTCGCCCCGCGCGTGCTCGAGCTCGCGGAGCAGGACTGCGGCCCCGCCCAGCAGGTCGTGGCCGATTCCGTCACCGATCTGGCGCGCCTCGCCGACCAGGTCATTCATCGCCTGTTCCCGTCACCGGATGCACGCGTGCCCTGCGGCGTGAGCGGACGCATCCTGAACTCCGTGCCCGCCGCTTTCGCCCTGCGCTCTCTCGCCGCGAAACTCCGCTGGCCCGTCGCCCTGCACTTCATCACCGAGTCTCCGGCCGAGGGCGTGCGGCGACTGCTGGCGAAGGCCTGAAGCCCGGTTTCAGGCTTCTTCCTTCGTCCGCTTGCCTTCAAGCTGGCCGGCATGTGGTGGACCTATGCTCTCCTTTCGGCGGTATTTGCCGCCCTCACCGCGATCCTCGCCAAGATCGGCGTGAAGGGCGTTGATTCGAACGTCGCCACCGCGGTGCGCACCGTGGTGATCCTCGGGCTCGCGTGGCTGGTCGTCGCCCTGCAGGGCAACCTCGGCGCGGTCAGCACGATTTCCCAGCGTTCGCTCACCTTTCTCGTGTTGTCGGGTTTCGCCACCGGGGCCTCCTGGTTGTTCTACTTCAAGGCCCTGCAGGCCGGGCCGGCGTCGCTGGTGAGCGCCCTCGACAAATCGAGCCTCGCGCTGACGATCATCCTCGCCGGCCTGTTTCTCGGCGAATCGCTCACCCTCAAGACCGCTATCGGCTGCTCGCTGATCATCGCCGGCACCGCGGTCATCATCTGGCCCACCTGATGGTCTCCACGCACCCAAACCTCCGCCTGACCGAACCCGACTGGCTGGCCCGGCGCTCGGCGCATGAGCAGCGCGTGCGCGCGTGGACCGACCCTCACCAGGCGCGGCAGGCGCGCGGGGAAAAGCATCCGGTCGAGGATTTCCTCTGGGAATACTACAGCTTTCGTCCGAGCTGGCTGCGGCGCTGGCATCCGGGGCCGGATGCCGTGCTGCTCGGGGACGCCGCGCGCGAATACCTGCGCTGGCCGGAGTATCTGGCAACGGAAGGCGGCGTGGCGGTCAATCCGGCCGCCTTCGAGGCGAAGCGCCGCGACTCGCTCGTCTGGCTGGCGGGTCTGCTGCGCGCCACGGCGGAGCGGCCACCGGCCTTCGGCTGTTTCGGCCTGCACGAGTGGGCGATGGTTTACCGGCTTCGACCGGAGGAGATCCGGCACACGTCGCTGCCGCTGCGTTTTCCGCCGGAGGAAACCGCGCGCATCACGGAGTCGCTGCCGATCCGCTGCTCGCATTTCGATGCCTTCCGCTTCTTCACGCCTCCGGCGCGTCCGCTGAACCGGCTCCAACCCGAGCGCGCCACCACCGCTCAGCTCGAGCAGCGCGGCTGCCTGCACGCGAACATGGATCTCTACAAGTGGGCCTTCAAACTCGCGCCCTTCACGCCCAGCGAGCTGACGGCCGACTGCTTCGCCCTGGCCCGTGACATCCGTGAGGTGGACATGCGCGCCAGCCCCTACGACTGCACCTCCCTCGGCCTCGCCGCCATCGCCATCGAGACCCCCGCCGGCCGCGCCGAATACGAGGAGCACCAGCGCGCCTTCGCCGAACGCAGCCAGCCACTGCGCGCGCGGTTGCTCGCCCTCTGCGAGCGGCTGCTCGCGGCGTGAAACTCAGTCCACCACCCGTGCGCCGAAGCACGCGAGGCCGATCCGGCGGGCGGTATTGTCCTGTCCCTCGGCTTGCGCCGGCTCCGGGCTGCGCAACTCCAGGTCGAGGCGTCCGCGCTCAAGCGGCAGTTCGGGCAGGCTGATCCAGCCCGGCCGGTCGCCCACCCGACCCGACCAAACCACGCGACCCGCGTGCCACACCTCCACGTCGCGCGGCGTGACGCCGCGCAGTTCCAGCTCCAGCCGGACCGTTGGGCGGTGCGGCCAGGTGCGCACCCGGAGTCCGCCGGCCTCGGCACACCAGGCCCAGCGGTATTCCGAATTCCATTCCGCCACGGACCAGCGCGCATCGGTCTCGAGCACGTAACGCAGTCCGCCGTTTCTCGCGGCAGTCAGCTGGTGCGGAGCCCCGGGCACCTCGGCGATCGACCAGACTCCGCCGACCACGGAAAGATTGCCCAGCAGCAGCCAGAGGACGGCCGCGCGGCGTCGCGC
The DNA window shown above is from Oleiharenicola lentus and carries:
- a CDS encoding 3-methyladenine DNA glycosylase is translated as MVSTHPNLRLTEPDWLARRSAHEQRVRAWTDPHQARQARGEKHPVEDFLWEYYSFRPSWLRRWHPGPDAVLLGDAAREYLRWPEYLATEGGVAVNPAAFEAKRRDSLVWLAGLLRATAERPPAFGCFGLHEWAMVYRLRPEEIRHTSLPLRFPPEETARITESLPIRCSHFDAFRFFTPPARPLNRLQPERATTAQLEQRGCLHANMDLYKWAFKLAPFTPSELTADCFALARDIREVDMRASPYDCTSLGLAAIAIETPAGRAEYEEHQRAFAERSQPLRARLLALCERLLAA
- a CDS encoding EamA family transporter — encoded protein: MWWTYALLSAVFAALTAILAKIGVKGVDSNVATAVRTVVILGLAWLVVALQGNLGAVSTISQRSLTFLVLSGFATGASWLFYFKALQAGPASLVSALDKSSLALTIILAGLFLGESLTLKTAIGCSLIIAGTAVIIWPT
- a CDS encoding N-acetylglucosamine kinase; the encoded protein is MKSPGFKIGVDGGGTKTEFILVDAAGAIVARHLGPGCNPSQVGPERAREILLAGLAALRSSLPDAGHPSPVSTTHLYMAGSPPFWRETAASLNNIGIVTTGPDSLPVLELATGGNPGLVLHAGTGSFVAARTADGSVHYAGGLGWKLGDAGSGFDLGRRALAIALLELQAAPAAGSPPPQKLSPLAEALCAHTGLADYAANSRFLYNDPAANATISAFAPRVLELAEQDCGPAQQVVADSVTDLARLADQVIHRLFPSPDARVPCGVSGRILNSVPAAFALRSLAAKLRWPVALHFITESPAEGVRRLLAKA